A window from Herbaspirillum sp. meg3 encodes these proteins:
- a CDS encoding branched-chain amino acid ABC transporter permease produces MDILLQLVFSGIALGMIYAVIAFGYQLTFATSGTLNFGQGEALMLGALVGLSVVGNIHGGPYLNYWLMIPIVLVFGALQGMFVEWIGVRPAIKIKSEFGWIMSTIALAIIFKNVAENIWGKDDLPFPSPLSGAPFQIFGANVQPMQVLVVVGALAMMLAVEIFNRKSIYGKAVVATSNDRDAAGLMGINTSMVITFSYALSSATAAFAGVLVAPLTLTGATMGAALGLKAFAVAIIGGLTSGMGAIVGGLILGIAETVTGFYISTGYKEVPGLLLLLLVLAVKPAGLFGKTAIKKV; encoded by the coding sequence ATGGATATTCTGTTACAGCTGGTTTTCAGCGGCATCGCGCTAGGCATGATCTACGCGGTGATCGCCTTCGGTTATCAACTCACTTTCGCCACCTCCGGCACCCTGAACTTCGGACAGGGCGAAGCGTTGATGTTGGGTGCGCTGGTCGGCCTGTCGGTGGTCGGCAACATACATGGCGGCCCTTATCTCAACTACTGGCTCATGATTCCCATCGTGCTGGTCTTCGGCGCGCTGCAAGGGATGTTCGTCGAATGGATCGGCGTGCGCCCTGCGATCAAGATCAAGTCCGAATTCGGCTGGATCATGTCGACGATTGCGCTTGCCATCATCTTCAAGAACGTCGCCGAAAATATCTGGGGAAAAGACGATCTTCCATTCCCCAGCCCATTGTCAGGCGCACCGTTCCAGATCTTTGGCGCCAATGTGCAGCCCATGCAAGTGCTGGTCGTCGTCGGCGCGCTTGCCATGATGCTCGCCGTTGAGATCTTCAACCGCAAATCGATTTACGGCAAAGCCGTCGTCGCCACATCGAACGACCGTGATGCTGCCGGCCTGATGGGCATTAACACCAGCATGGTGATCACGTTCTCCTACGCACTGTCCTCGGCAACGGCAGCCTTCGCCGGCGTGCTGGTGGCACCGTTGACGCTCACCGGCGCCACCATGGGCGCAGCGCTCGGTTTGAAAGCATTCGCCGTGGCAATCATCGGCGGCCTGACCTCCGGCATGGGGGCGATTGTCGGGGGGCTGATTCTCGGCATCGCTGAAACTGTCACCGGTTTCTACATCTCCACTGGCTACAAGGAAGTCCCGGGACTGTTGCTGCTGTTGCTGGTGCTCGCAGTCAAACCTGCTGGCCTGTTCGGCAAAACTGCGATCAAAAAGGTCTGA
- a CDS encoding ABC transporter substrate-binding protein, which translates to MSYKTQALVAAALLSLSLSSQAADPIKIGVSGPFTGGSAPMGASMRDGVKLAVADINAAGGVLGRQLQLVERDDEAKNERGVQVAQELINKEKVVATVGFINTGVALASQRFYQEAKIPVINNVATGSVITKQFEKDPANYVFRTSAADGIQAKMIADEAVDKQKFTKVAILADSTNYGQLGREDLEKVLAAKKITPVAIEKYNIKDVDMTAQLLKSKQGGAQVVLTYGIGPELAQIANGMEKLNWHVPIIGSWPLSMGNFIDNSGKNGNGARMPQTFIQDGNTPKRKAFIEAYQKAYKVDRIPSAVSAAQGYDSIYLLAAAIKQAGTTDGEKVRAALENLNTKVEGVVTTYDKPFSHTDHEAIKPNNVVMGEVKNGRVVLGK; encoded by the coding sequence ATGTCATACAAGACCCAAGCTTTGGTTGCAGCAGCACTACTGAGCCTTTCCCTTTCCAGCCAAGCAGCTGATCCTATCAAGATCGGCGTGTCCGGCCCGTTCACCGGCGGTTCCGCTCCGATGGGGGCTTCCATGCGCGACGGCGTCAAGCTGGCCGTGGCCGACATCAATGCCGCAGGCGGCGTCTTGGGACGTCAGTTGCAACTGGTTGAACGCGACGACGAAGCCAAGAACGAACGCGGCGTGCAGGTTGCGCAAGAACTGATCAACAAAGAAAAAGTTGTCGCCACTGTCGGCTTCATCAACACTGGTGTTGCACTGGCGTCGCAGCGTTTCTATCAGGAAGCAAAGATTCCTGTGATCAACAACGTTGCTACCGGTAGCGTTATCACCAAGCAATTCGAAAAAGATCCGGCCAACTACGTCTTCCGTACTTCGGCAGCAGACGGCATTCAGGCCAAGATGATTGCCGACGAAGCCGTCGACAAGCAAAAATTTACCAAGGTCGCGATCCTGGCGGACTCCACCAACTACGGCCAACTCGGTCGTGAAGATCTGGAAAAAGTCCTGGCTGCCAAGAAGATCACTCCGGTCGCCATCGAGAAGTACAACATCAAAGACGTCGACATGACTGCACAATTGCTGAAGTCCAAGCAAGGTGGCGCACAAGTCGTGCTGACCTACGGCATCGGTCCTGAACTGGCACAGATCGCCAACGGCATGGAAAAGCTGAACTGGCACGTGCCTATTATCGGCAGCTGGCCGCTGTCGATGGGTAACTTCATCGACAACTCCGGCAAGAACGGCAACGGCGCCCGTATGCCGCAAACCTTCATCCAGGACGGCAATACGCCTAAGCGCAAAGCCTTCATCGAAGCCTACCAAAAAGCCTACAAGGTCGACCGTATCCCTTCGGCCGTGTCTGCCGCTCAAGGCTACGACTCGATCTACCTGCTGGCGGCCGCCATCAAGCAAGCCGGCACCACTGACGGCGAAAAGGTACGCGCTGCGCTGGAAAACCTGAACACCAAGGTTGAAGGCGTTGTGACGACCTATGACAAGCCGTTCTCGCACACCGACCATGAAGCGATCAAGCCAAACAACGTCGTCATGGGCGAAGTGAAAAACGGCCGCGTCGTTCTCGGCAAATAA
- a CDS encoding thioesterase family protein gives MSDKILIHTSTMKIRWGDMDAFGHVNNTVYFRYMEQTRIEWLETAVGGMVEDGLGPVIVNAQCTFRRQLKYPADIEIRMYALQPGRSSVETTYEIRRVDEPEIIYAEGGAKIVWVNFKEEKSVPLPDSIRQILTDL, from the coding sequence ATGTCCGACAAAATCCTGATACACACTTCCACCATGAAGATTCGCTGGGGCGACATGGACGCCTTCGGCCACGTCAATAACACCGTCTATTTCCGCTACATGGAGCAGACCCGTATCGAATGGCTGGAGACAGCTGTTGGCGGTATGGTCGAAGACGGTTTGGGCCCGGTGATCGTCAATGCCCAATGCACCTTCCGTCGCCAGCTCAAATACCCGGCCGACATCGAAATCCGCATGTATGCGCTGCAACCGGGCCGCTCGAGTGTGGAAACTACCTATGAGATCCGGCGTGTAGATGAACCGGAAATCATCTATGCTGAGGGCGGAGCCAAGATCGTGTGGGTTAATTTCAAAGAAGAAAAATCGGTTCCACTGCCTGACAGCATTCGACAGATCCTGACGGATTTGTAA
- a CDS encoding electron transfer flavoprotein-ubiquinone oxidoreductase encodes MTQTQDLLAQYGPREAMEYDVVVVGGGPAGLSSAIRIKQLAADAGKEVSVCVLEKGSEVGAHILSGAVMDPQAITELFPNWKELGAPLNTEVTEDRFLFLSASKAYKTPSWMLPACFQNHGNYVISLANVVRWLGQQAEALGVEVFPGFAAAEILYNDDGSVKGVATGNMGVDRHGEPTGAFQLGMELHAKYTFFAEGARGHLGKQLIAKYKLDAGKDPQTYAIGIKEIWEIDPKMHKPGLVVHTAGWPLDSGTYGGSFLYHLENNQVAVGYVVGLAYENPYLSPYEEFQRYKTHPEIRKFFEGGKRLAYGARAITAGGLQSLPKLTFPGGALIGCDAGFLNASRIKGSHAAIKTGMLAAEAVFEALGNDRQYDELTAYSAAFEKSWLHEELYKARNFKPSMSKGLYTGTLLVGIDQVLFGGKAPWTLHHSHADHECLKPAADFSPIAYPKPDGKLTFDRLSSVFISNTNHAEDQPIHLTLKDASVPVGINLAKYAGPEARYCPAGVYEFVKNDDNTDRLQINAQNCVHCKTCDIKDPTQNIVWVTPEGGGGPNYSNM; translated from the coding sequence ATGACTCAAACTCAAGACTTGCTTGCGCAGTACGGTCCGCGCGAAGCAATGGAATACGACGTCGTTGTCGTCGGCGGCGGCCCGGCTGGACTGTCCTCGGCCATCCGCATCAAGCAACTGGCCGCCGATGCCGGCAAGGAAGTCTCCGTCTGCGTGCTGGAAAAAGGCAGCGAAGTCGGCGCTCACATCTTGTCGGGCGCGGTCATGGATCCCCAGGCGATTACCGAACTGTTTCCCAACTGGAAAGAACTCGGCGCGCCCTTGAATACTGAAGTGACCGAAGACCGCTTCCTTTTTCTCTCCGCCAGCAAGGCATACAAGACGCCGTCGTGGATGCTGCCAGCCTGTTTCCAGAATCACGGCAACTACGTCATCTCGCTGGCCAATGTCGTGCGCTGGCTGGGCCAGCAGGCTGAGGCACTGGGCGTGGAAGTGTTCCCCGGCTTTGCCGCGGCGGAAATCCTGTACAACGACGACGGCTCCGTCAAGGGCGTCGCGACCGGCAACATGGGTGTGGATCGCCATGGCGAACCGACCGGCGCTTTTCAGCTGGGCATGGAACTGCATGCGAAGTACACCTTCTTCGCCGAAGGCGCGCGCGGCCATCTGGGCAAGCAACTGATCGCCAAGTACAAGCTCGACGCCGGCAAGGATCCACAGACATACGCTATCGGCATCAAGGAAATCTGGGAAATCGATCCGAAGATGCACAAGCCGGGCCTGGTGGTGCACACCGCCGGCTGGCCGCTGGATAGCGGCACCTATGGCGGCTCTTTCTTGTATCACCTGGAGAACAATCAGGTCGCCGTGGGTTACGTGGTTGGCCTCGCTTACGAGAATCCTTACCTGTCGCCGTACGAAGAATTTCAGCGCTATAAAACGCATCCGGAAATCCGCAAGTTCTTTGAAGGCGGCAAACGTCTGGCTTATGGCGCACGCGCGATCACGGCCGGCGGTTTGCAATCGCTGCCGAAGCTGACCTTCCCGGGCGGCGCGCTGATCGGCTGCGATGCAGGCTTCCTGAACGCTTCGCGCATCAAGGGCAGCCATGCCGCCATCAAGACCGGCATGCTGGCCGCGGAGGCAGTGTTTGAGGCCTTGGGCAATGATCGCCAGTACGATGAGCTGACGGCCTACAGCGCCGCGTTTGAGAAGTCCTGGCTGCATGAAGAGCTGTACAAGGCGCGTAACTTCAAGCCGTCGATGAGCAAGGGACTGTACACCGGCACGCTGCTGGTCGGCATCGACCAGGTGCTGTTCGGCGGCAAGGCGCCGTGGACGCTGCATCACTCGCATGCGGATCACGAATGCCTGAAGCCGGCGGCCGACTTCTCGCCGATAGCGTATCCGAAGCCGGACGGCAAGCTGACTTTCGACCGTTTGTCGTCGGTGTTCATTTCCAACACGAATCACGCGGAAGATCAGCCGATTCACCTGACGCTGAAAGATGCGTCCGTGCCGGTTGGTATCAATCTGGCGAAATATGCCGGCCCCGAAGCGCGCTACTGTCCTGCCGGCGTGTATGAGTTTGTGAAGAATGACGACAATACGGATCGCCTGCAGATCAATGCGCAAAACTGCGTGCACTGCAAGACCTGCGATATCAAGGATCCGACACAGAACATCGTGTGGGTGACACCGGAAGGCGGCGGCGGGCCGAATTACTCGAACATGTAA
- a CDS encoding alpha/beta fold hydrolase produces the protein MIRRLASGFIAPLSLSLLSLLPSTLLGSTAHAADYPGYRQADWIVPSFTFHTGETLNNFKLHYATAGDPANPAVLLLHGTYRSGADFVGKDFAGEMLGPGQALDASKYFLIMPDAIGVGKSSKPSDGLRAKFPQYNYADMVLAQYRLVTEGLGIKHLRLVMGNSMGGMQTWLWGEMYPTMMDGLVPMASQPIEMASRNWMMRRMLVESIKQDPAWNGGNYTTQPPSLRLANTMFGIATAGGTIAYQTLAPTRAQADKIVDDRLNAPVTADANDFIYQWGSSADFNAMPNLTHIQAPVLAINSADDERNPPETGTMVAALKQLKNAELLLIPASAETRGHGTTSFSKFYAKQIDALLKTLPQR, from the coding sequence ATGATTCGGAGACTTGCCTCGGGCTTCATCGCCCCACTGTCGTTGTCGTTACTTTCACTGCTGCCTTCCACCCTGCTTGGCTCCACCGCTCACGCAGCGGACTATCCCGGTTACCGTCAGGCTGACTGGATTGTGCCGAGCTTCACGTTTCACACCGGCGAAACGCTGAACAATTTCAAGCTGCATTACGCCACTGCCGGCGATCCGGCTAATCCGGCGGTACTGCTGCTGCACGGCACCTATCGCAGCGGCGCGGATTTCGTCGGCAAGGATTTTGCCGGTGAAATGCTCGGCCCGGGACAAGCGCTCGACGCTAGTAAGTATTTCCTCATCATGCCGGATGCTATCGGCGTCGGGAAATCTTCCAAGCCATCCGACGGCCTGCGCGCCAAATTCCCGCAATACAACTACGCCGACATGGTGCTCGCGCAGTATCGGCTAGTGACCGAGGGCCTGGGCATCAAACACCTGCGTCTGGTCATGGGTAACTCCATGGGCGGCATGCAGACATGGCTGTGGGGCGAGATGTATCCGACGATGATGGATGGGCTGGTGCCGATGGCATCCCAGCCGATCGAAATGGCGAGCCGTAACTGGATGATGCGGCGCATGCTGGTCGAGTCAATCAAGCAGGATCCCGCCTGGAACGGCGGGAACTACACCACCCAACCACCGTCATTGCGACTCGCCAACACCATGTTCGGTATTGCCACTGCCGGCGGCACCATTGCCTATCAAACGCTGGCGCCGACGCGTGCGCAAGCCGACAAAATCGTGGATGACCGCTTGAATGCGCCGGTGACGGCCGACGCCAACGACTTCATCTATCAGTGGGGATCGTCTGCTGATTTCAATGCGATGCCGAATCTGACGCACATACAGGCGCCAGTGTTGGCGATCAATTCTGCCGATGATGAGCGTAATCCGCCGGAAACCGGCACGATGGTTGCGGCGTTGAAACAACTGAAGAATGCTGAATTGCTGCTGATCCCGGCGAGTGCAGAGACGCGCGGACATGGGACAACGAGCTTCTCAAAGTTCTATGCGAAGCAGATCGACGCATTGTTGAAAACGCTGCCACAGCGTTAA
- a CDS encoding NUDIX domain-containing protein has protein sequence MDTHLKETKVDGELVYEGHFLKVQRDKIRLPDGKNAVREHIKHPGAVVILPLFEDGSVLLERQFRYPLDQVFIEFPAGKIDPGEDHLKCAKRELQEETGYTATDWQFVCTIHNAIAYSDEHLDIYLARGLTAGERKLDEGEFLDIYKAPLSELLEQVRLGKVTDVKTVIGAFWLEKILNGQWTLPST, from the coding sequence ATGGATACTCATCTCAAAGAAACCAAGGTAGACGGAGAGCTGGTCTACGAAGGCCATTTTCTCAAAGTCCAACGAGACAAGATCCGTCTGCCTGATGGTAAAAATGCCGTGCGCGAGCACATCAAGCATCCTGGCGCCGTCGTTATTCTGCCGCTGTTTGAAGACGGTTCAGTGTTGCTGGAAAGACAGTTCCGCTATCCGCTGGACCAGGTGTTCATCGAATTTCCCGCAGGGAAGATTGATCCGGGCGAAGATCATCTCAAGTGCGCCAAGCGCGAATTGCAAGAAGAAACCGGCTATACCGCCACTGACTGGCAATTCGTCTGCACCATCCACAATGCCATCGCTTATTCAGATGAGCATCTGGATATCTATCTCGCCCGCGGCCTGACTGCAGGCGAACGCAAGCTTGACGAAGGTGAGTTTCTGGATATCTACAAGGCGCCGCTTTCCGAATTGCTGGAACAAGTCCGGCTTGGCAAGGTAACCGATGTCAAGACGGTTATTGGCGCTTTCTGGCTGGAGAAAATCCTCAACGGGCAGTGGACCTTGCCGAGTACCTGA
- a CDS encoding DUF2818 family protein, which produces MNVSLLSWCVILLAVLAANLPFFNQQLFALITLSKSAAYRKPVWVRLLELIVLYFLVGAIARFFEANIGNAFAQGWEFYAVTGCLFLVLAYPGYVVRYLRKSHA; this is translated from the coding sequence GTGAATGTTTCTCTACTGAGCTGGTGTGTCATCTTGTTGGCGGTCTTGGCCGCCAACCTGCCTTTCTTTAATCAGCAGCTGTTCGCGCTGATTACCCTGAGCAAGTCCGCCGCATACCGCAAGCCGGTATGGGTGCGACTGCTTGAGCTCATTGTTCTGTACTTTCTCGTCGGCGCCATTGCCCGTTTCTTCGAAGCGAACATCGGCAATGCATTTGCGCAGGGATGGGAATTTTATGCCGTCACTGGCTGTCTGTTTCTGGTGCTGGCGTACCCCGGTTATGTGGTGCGCTACTTGCGCAAGAGTCACGCATAG
- the nuoN gene encoding NADH-quinone oxidoreductase subunit NuoN, which yields MNNMNLIPVYPEIFLLIATSAILLIDMFLPDAKRVITYLLSLLALVVCAVLTFTNYASGETVYTFSNMFVSDPLSSLLKLFSYLAIGLTLIYARQYNSDRAIVGGGHLGGEFYALALFSLLGQMVMISGNSFLSIYLGLELMSLSLYALVALRRDNVGSTEAAMKYFILGALASGFLLYGISMLYGATGSLELNDVFRAIVSGTVDRNVLVFGIVFVVAGLAFKLGAVPFHMWVPDVYHGAPTPMTLLIGGAPKLAAFAMVFRLLVEGLLPLAIDWQQMLMVLAVLSIIIGNVTAIAQTNIKRMLAYSTISHMGFMLLGMMSGVVDGNLFQAVNAYSSSLFYAITYVLTTLGTFGVILLMARSGFEADTLDDFKGLNQRSPWFAAIMLILMFSLAGIPPMVGFYAKLSVLQAVLGTGQIWLAVLAVVFSLVGAFYYLRVIKNMYFDEPADNAKITASFDVRIALSLNGLAALVIGLWPGHLMDACTNAIVTTLATFLSKVIAT from the coding sequence ATGAACAACATGAATCTGATCCCTGTCTATCCGGAAATATTTCTGCTGATTGCGACTTCCGCAATTCTGCTGATCGATATGTTTTTGCCGGATGCAAAACGCGTCATCACCTACCTGCTGTCCTTGCTGGCACTGGTGGTCTGCGCAGTGTTGACCTTCACCAACTACGCAAGTGGGGAAACGGTCTACACCTTCAGCAACATGTTTGTTTCGGACCCGTTGTCCAGCCTGCTGAAGTTGTTCTCGTATCTGGCCATTGGCCTGACACTGATCTACGCCCGCCAATACAACAGTGATCGCGCCATTGTCGGCGGCGGCCACCTTGGTGGTGAGTTCTACGCGCTGGCGCTGTTCTCGCTGCTGGGTCAGATGGTCATGATTTCCGGCAACAGCTTCCTGTCCATCTACCTCGGGCTGGAGCTGATGTCGCTGTCGCTGTACGCATTGGTTGCTCTGCGTCGCGACAATGTCGGTTCGACCGAAGCGGCGATGAAGTACTTCATCCTTGGCGCGCTGGCCTCTGGTTTCCTGCTCTACGGGATCTCCATGCTGTATGGCGCGACCGGTTCGCTGGAATTGAACGACGTCTTCCGCGCCATCGTGTCCGGTACCGTTGATCGCAACGTGCTGGTGTTCGGTATCGTCTTCGTGGTCGCCGGTCTGGCGTTCAAGCTGGGCGCTGTTCCTTTCCACATGTGGGTCCCAGACGTCTATCACGGTGCACCGACACCGATGACACTGTTGATCGGCGGCGCGCCGAAGCTGGCTGCATTCGCCATGGTGTTCCGCTTGTTGGTAGAAGGTCTGTTGCCGCTGGCAATCGACTGGCAGCAAATGCTGATGGTCTTGGCAGTGCTGTCGATCATCATCGGTAATGTGACGGCGATCGCTCAGACCAACATCAAGCGCATGCTGGCTTACTCGACCATCTCGCACATGGGTTTCATGTTGCTGGGCATGATGTCGGGTGTAGTGGACGGCAACCTGTTCCAGGCGGTCAACGCCTACAGCTCGTCGCTGTTCTACGCGATCACTTATGTGTTGACCACACTGGGCACTTTCGGTGTGATTCTGCTGATGGCGCGCTCCGGTTTCGAAGCAGATACGCTCGACGACTTCAAGGGCCTGAATCAACGCAGCCCTTGGTTTGCCGCGATCATGCTGATCCTCATGTTCTCGCTGGCAGGTATTCCTCCGATGGTCGGCTTCTACGCCAAGCTGTCGGTGTTGCAAGCCGTGCTGGGGACAGGTCAGATCTGGCTCGCTGTGTTGGCGGTCGTGTTCTCGCTGGTTGGCGCGTTCTACTACCTGCGCGTTATCAAGAACATGTACTTCGATGAGCCTGCCGACAATGCCAAGATCACTGCAAGCTTCGACGTTCGCATTGCACTGAGCCTGAACGGTCTGGCAGCGTTGGTCATCGGTCTGTGGCCAGGTCATCTGATGGATGCATGCACCAACGCAATCGTCACGACGCTGGCGACTTTCCTGAGCAAAGTCATCGCAACCTAA
- a CDS encoding NADH-quinone oxidoreductase subunit M, giving the protein MMQSTFPLLSLAIWCPVAFGVLVLAVGRDENPSIARWLSLLGAVVSLLVTIPLVLHFDAAAHGYQFVEKTPWIDRFNISYFLGIDGLSLWFIPLTAFITVIVVLAGWEVIQKRVAQYMGAFLILSGLMIGVFSALDGMLFYVFFEATLIPMFIIVGVWGGANRVYAAFKFFLYTLLGSLLMLIALIYLYIVSGGSFEIPTWHQLPLSMLEQKLLFFAFLMAFAVKVPMWPVHTWLPDAHVEAPTGGSIVLAAIMLKLGAYGFLRFSLPIAPDASHALSGFMITLSLVAVIYIGLVALVQQDMKKLVAYSSIAHMGFVTLGFFMFNDMAVQGGIAQMISHGFVSGAMFMSIGVLYDRMHTREIAQYGGVVNKMPRFAAFFILFSLANCGLPATSGFVGEFMVILGAVKFNFWIGLLSATALILGAAYSLWLTKRVIFGAVTNHHVEELTDVNKREFFILGLLAIAVLVMGLYPAPVTDTMQTSVSDLLKHVAVSKIN; this is encoded by the coding sequence ATGATGCAGTCAACTTTTCCTCTCCTTAGCCTTGCGATCTGGTGTCCGGTCGCGTTTGGCGTGCTCGTCCTGGCAGTGGGCCGCGACGAAAATCCATCCATCGCGCGTTGGCTGTCGCTGCTTGGCGCAGTCGTCAGCTTGCTGGTCACGATTCCGCTGGTTCTGCATTTCGATGCAGCCGCTCACGGCTACCAATTCGTCGAGAAGACGCCTTGGATCGATCGCTTCAACATCAGCTACTTCCTCGGTATTGACGGTTTGTCACTGTGGTTCATTCCGCTGACTGCCTTCATCACCGTGATCGTGGTGCTGGCAGGCTGGGAAGTGATCCAGAAGCGTGTCGCGCAATACATGGGCGCCTTCCTGATCCTGTCCGGTCTGATGATCGGCGTGTTCTCGGCACTCGACGGCATGCTGTTCTACGTGTTCTTCGAAGCCACACTGATTCCGATGTTCATCATCGTAGGTGTGTGGGGCGGAGCAAACCGTGTTTATGCTGCGTTCAAGTTCTTCCTGTACACCTTGCTCGGCTCCTTGCTGATGCTGATCGCGCTGATTTATCTGTACATCGTGTCCGGCGGCAGCTTCGAAATCCCGACATGGCATCAACTGCCGTTGTCGATGCTCGAGCAAAAACTGCTGTTCTTCGCATTCCTGATGGCGTTCGCGGTCAAAGTGCCAATGTGGCCGGTGCATACCTGGCTGCCTGACGCCCACGTGGAAGCGCCTACCGGTGGTTCCATCGTACTGGCTGCGATCATGCTGAAGCTCGGTGCATACGGTTTCCTGCGTTTCTCGCTTCCGATCGCTCCTGATGCCAGCCACGCGTTGTCCGGTTTCATGATCACCTTGTCGCTGGTCGCCGTGATCTACATCGGTCTGGTTGCACTGGTTCAGCAGGATATGAAGAAGCTGGTGGCGTACTCGTCGATTGCTCACATGGGTTTCGTCACGCTGGGCTTCTTCATGTTCAACGACATGGCAGTGCAGGGCGGTATCGCACAGATGATTTCTCACGGCTTCGTGTCCGGCGCGATGTTTATGTCCATCGGTGTGTTGTACGACCGCATGCATACTCGTGAAATCGCGCAATACGGCGGTGTGGTCAACAAGATGCCGCGTTTTGCAGCGTTCTTCATCTTGTTTTCGCTGGCCAACTGCGGTCTGCCTGCGACGTCTGGTTTCGTGGGTGAGTTCATGGTCATTCTGGGCGCCGTCAAATTCAATTTCTGGATTGGCCTGCTGTCCGCGACTGCTCTGATTCTGGGTGCGGCTTATTCGCTGTGGCTGACCAAGCGTGTGATCTTCGGCGCAGTGACCAATCATCACGTTGAAGAACTGACTGACGTCAACAAGCGTGAATTCTTCATCCTTGGTTTGCTGGCGATTGCAGTGCTGGTGATGGGGCTGTATCCAGCACCGGTGACTGACACGATGCAAACCTCGGTTTCGGATCTGCTCAAGCACGTAGCGGTGTCCAAGATTAATTAA